One genomic window of Arthrobacter sp. KBS0703 includes the following:
- a CDS encoding cation acetate symporter, whose translation MGIFALFVAVTMVIVLRASRNNKTAADYYAAGRSFTGSQNGTAIAGDYLSAASFLGITGAIAINGYDGFMYSIGFLVAWLVALLLVAELLRNTGKFTMADVLSFRLRQRPVRIAAAISTLAVCFFYLLAQMAGAGSLISLLLGISDWGGQALVIIVVGALMITYVLIGGMKGTTWVQIIKAILLIAGAAVMTLWVLAIYGFNLSSLLGAAVETSNNPNVLNPGLQYGKTETSKLDFMSLGLALVLGTAALPHVLMRFYTVPTAKEARKSVVWSIWLIGLFYLFTLVLGYGAAALVGADTIKAAPGGVNSAAPLLAFYLGGPLLLGFISAVAFATILAVVAGLTITAAASFAHDIYASVIAKGKADADTEVKVARRTVVVIGIMAILGGIFANGQNVAFLVALAFAVAASANLPTIIYSLFWRRFTTQGAVWSMYGGLASAIILIVLSPVVSGAKTSMIPGASFAIFPLSNPGIVSIPLAFLLGWLGTVLDKNREDRSKQAEMEVRSLTGVGAEKAADH comes from the coding sequence ATGGGCATCTTCGCCCTGTTCGTCGCCGTCACCATGGTGATCGTCCTGCGGGCGAGCCGGAACAACAAGACCGCGGCCGACTACTACGCGGCCGGCCGCTCCTTCACCGGGTCCCAGAACGGCACCGCCATCGCCGGTGACTACCTGTCCGCGGCATCCTTCCTGGGGATCACCGGTGCCATCGCCATCAACGGCTACGACGGCTTCATGTACTCCATCGGATTCCTTGTCGCCTGGCTCGTGGCGCTCCTGCTCGTGGCCGAACTGCTGCGCAACACCGGCAAGTTCACCATGGCCGATGTCCTCTCCTTCCGGCTCAGGCAGCGTCCGGTCCGCATCGCCGCCGCCATCTCCACCCTGGCAGTGTGCTTCTTCTACCTGCTGGCCCAGATGGCCGGTGCGGGCAGCCTGATCTCCCTGCTGCTGGGCATCAGCGACTGGGGCGGCCAGGCCCTGGTGATCATCGTCGTGGGCGCCCTCATGATCACTTACGTGCTGATCGGCGGCATGAAGGGCACCACCTGGGTGCAGATCATCAAGGCCATCCTGCTCATTGCCGGTGCCGCCGTGATGACGCTCTGGGTCCTGGCCATCTACGGCTTCAACCTGTCCAGCCTGCTGGGTGCGGCCGTGGAGACCTCCAACAACCCCAACGTCCTGAACCCGGGCCTGCAGTACGGCAAGACCGAAACATCCAAGCTGGACTTCATGTCCCTCGGCCTCGCCCTGGTTCTCGGCACGGCCGCCCTGCCGCACGTGCTGATGCGCTTCTACACCGTGCCCACGGCCAAGGAAGCCCGGAAATCGGTGGTGTGGTCCATCTGGCTGATCGGCCTGTTCTACCTGTTCACCCTGGTCCTCGGTTACGGTGCCGCTGCCCTCGTCGGTGCGGACACCATCAAGGCTGCTCCCGGCGGCGTCAACTCCGCCGCCCCGCTGCTGGCCTTCTACCTGGGCGGACCGCTGCTCCTGGGCTTCATCTCCGCGGTTGCTTTCGCCACGATCCTCGCGGTGGTGGCCGGACTCACCATCACCGCCGCGGCGTCCTTCGCCCATGACATTTACGCCAGCGTCATCGCCAAGGGAAAGGCCGACGCCGACACTGAAGTCAAGGTGGCCCGCCGCACCGTGGTGGTCATCGGCATCATGGCCATCCTGGGCGGCATCTTCGCCAACGGCCAGAACGTCGCCTTCCTGGTGGCGCTCGCGTTCGCCGTCGCCGCATCCGCCAACCTGCCCACCATCATCTACTCGCTGTTCTGGCGCCGGTTCACCACCCAGGGCGCAGTATGGAGCATGTATGGCGGCCTGGCATCGGCGATCATCCTGATCGTGCTCTCACCGGTGGTGTCAGGGGCCAAGACGTCGATGATTCCGGGAGCCAGCTTTGCGATCTTCCCGCTGAGCAACCCGGGCATCGTGTCCATCCCGCTGGCCTTCCTCCTCGGCTGGCTGGGCACGGTCCTGGACAAGAACCGCGAGGACCGCAGCAAGCAGGCCGAGATGGAAGTCCGCTCCCTGACCGGCGTCGGTGCCGAGAAAGCCGCTGATCACTGA
- a CDS encoding Lrp/AsnC family transcriptional regulator: MQALDGTDTRLLSALARDPRRTVVALAQKLGLSRNTVQARMAQLEKKHVFLSFERRINPVSLGYPLMAFISVHVQQQKLGRLAEELASVPEILEGYGLTGSADLLLRVVALDAEDLFRINGKILACDGVDRTDTALAMGELIPFRIQPLLDRGSAAE, translated from the coding sequence ATGCAAGCTTTGGATGGCACTGACACGCGGCTGCTTTCAGCCTTGGCCCGGGATCCGCGCAGGACCGTGGTGGCCCTGGCCCAGAAGCTGGGACTGTCCCGGAACACGGTCCAGGCACGGATGGCCCAACTCGAGAAGAAACACGTCTTCCTCTCCTTCGAACGCCGCATCAATCCGGTGTCGCTCGGCTACCCGCTCATGGCTTTCATCTCGGTGCACGTCCAGCAGCAGAAACTGGGCCGGCTCGCCGAAGAGCTGGCAAGCGTGCCCGAGATCCTGGAAGGCTACGGCCTGACGGGTTCGGCCGACCTTCTGCTCCGCGTAGTGGCACTTGACGCCGAAGACCTCTTCCGGATCAACGGAAAAATCCTCGCGTGCGACGGCGTGGACAGGACCGATACAGCCCTGGCCATGGGCGAGCTTATTCCGTTCCGGATCCAGCCCCTGCTGGACCGTGGCTCCGCAGCCGAGTGA
- a CDS encoding alpha-ketoacid dehydrogenase subunit beta, which produces MTQMTFARAINSGLRKSLENDPKVVLMGEDIGTLGGVFRVTDGLQKDFGKHRVVDTPLAEAGIMGTAVGLAYRGYRPVVEIQFDGFIYPAFDQIVSQVAKMHYRTQGAVKMPITVRVPFGGGIGSPEHHSESPEAYFTHTSGLRVVSPSSPQDAYTMIQQAISCDDPVLYFEPKRRYHDKGDVDETLEPGSALPLGNARVITDGRDVTLVAYGPLVKTARDAAIAAADEGVSIEVIDLRSLAPVDYAALEASVRKTGRLVITHEAGQSGGLGAELAASITERCFYYLETAPVRVTGFDVPYPYSKLEMHHLPSLDRILDGVDRALGRPNSLSGLEG; this is translated from the coding sequence ATGACACAGATGACCTTTGCCCGAGCCATCAATTCGGGCCTGCGCAAATCCCTCGAAAACGATCCCAAAGTAGTCCTTATGGGCGAGGACATCGGAACCCTGGGGGGCGTCTTCAGAGTCACCGACGGCCTGCAGAAGGACTTCGGCAAGCACCGTGTTGTGGACACGCCCCTGGCCGAGGCCGGCATCATGGGCACGGCGGTGGGCCTTGCCTACCGCGGCTACCGTCCCGTCGTGGAGATCCAGTTCGACGGCTTCATCTACCCGGCGTTCGACCAGATCGTCAGCCAGGTCGCCAAGATGCACTACCGCACCCAGGGCGCCGTTAAGATGCCCATCACCGTCCGCGTCCCGTTCGGCGGCGGAATCGGTTCACCCGAGCACCACTCCGAGTCTCCGGAGGCGTACTTCACGCACACCTCCGGCCTGCGGGTGGTGAGCCCGTCCAGCCCGCAGGACGCGTACACCATGATCCAGCAGGCCATTTCCTGCGATGACCCCGTGCTGTATTTCGAACCCAAACGCCGCTACCACGACAAAGGCGACGTCGATGAGACCCTGGAGCCGGGCAGCGCGCTGCCGCTGGGGAATGCCCGCGTCATCACGGACGGACGGGATGTCACGCTGGTGGCTTACGGCCCGCTGGTCAAGACCGCCCGGGACGCCGCCATTGCCGCGGCGGATGAGGGAGTTTCCATCGAAGTCATTGATCTCCGCTCCCTCGCGCCCGTCGACTATGCGGCGCTGGAGGCATCCGTCCGCAAGACCGGCCGGCTTGTCATCACGCACGAGGCCGGGCAGTCGGGTGGCCTGGGCGCCGAGCTGGCCGCCAGTATCACCGAGCGCTGCTTCTACTACCTGGAGACTGCTCCCGTCCGCGTCACCGGATTCGATGTGCCGTACCCCTATTCCAAGCTGGAGATGCACCACCTTCCGAGCCTGGACAGGATCCTCGACGGCGTTGACCGTGCGCTCGGCCGGCCGAACTCGCTGAGCGGGCTGGAAGGATGA
- a CDS encoding DUF4383 domain-containing protein → MRNSPNRLIATVFGAVYLLVGLVGFAVTAGIGFFSTEGANLIIFEVNPLHNVIHLAIGAALLSAGLKNVQLARTVNAGVGAVYLLVGILGLFLLSSPLNIIALNGADNVLHLASAVLLLGVGLSMDKAPVAARA, encoded by the coding sequence ATGCGCAACTCACCGAACCGCCTTATCGCCACCGTCTTCGGAGCCGTCTACCTGCTCGTGGGACTCGTCGGATTCGCCGTGACAGCGGGAATCGGCTTCTTCTCCACCGAAGGCGCCAACCTCATCATCTTCGAGGTCAACCCGCTGCACAACGTAATCCACCTCGCCATCGGCGCCGCACTATTGTCCGCGGGCCTGAAAAACGTCCAGCTGGCCCGCACCGTCAACGCCGGCGTCGGTGCCGTGTACCTGCTGGTGGGCATCCTCGGCCTGTTCCTGCTCAGCTCGCCGCTGAACATCATTGCCCTCAACGGAGCGGACAACGTGCTCCACCTGGCCAGCGCCGTTCTGCTGCTGGGCGTCGGCCTGTCCATGGACAAGGCCCCCGTGGCCGCCCGCGCCTAG
- a CDS encoding DUF485 domain-containing protein, which produces MGNSARTPDVAASADFEEVQATEQFQKLRKRHRSFVFPMAVAFLLWYFAYVLLADYAVDFMSTKVWGNINVGLIMGLLQFVTTFAITGWYVSYCNRKLDPIAAEIRHGIEGHEFDKAGNRMGGASK; this is translated from the coding sequence ATGGGTAACAGTGCCCGAACTCCGGACGTCGCGGCGTCCGCGGACTTCGAGGAAGTCCAAGCCACCGAGCAGTTCCAGAAACTGCGCAAGCGCCACCGCAGCTTTGTTTTCCCCATGGCCGTGGCATTCCTGCTGTGGTACTTCGCCTACGTCCTGCTGGCCGACTATGCGGTCGACTTCATGTCCACCAAGGTGTGGGGGAACATCAACGTGGGGCTGATCATGGGCCTGCTCCAGTTCGTCACCACCTTTGCCATTACGGGCTGGTACGTCAGCTACTGCAACCGGAAGCTGGACCCCATCGCCGCGGAGATCCGCCACGGCATTGAGGGCCACGAATTCGACAAAGCGGGCAACCGCATGGGTGGAGCATCCAAGTGA
- a CDS encoding LytTR family DNA-binding domain-containing protein — protein MINVLVADDELPAIEELAFLLGRDERIGTIFRASSGAEALRALEAETVDAVFLDIHMPAVSGLEIARVISRSSRPPAVVFVTADEDCALEAFELAAVDYLLKPVRAERLARSVGRISELIRDGGGPAPEMITVDQGGTTRMIRRDDVTYVQAQGDYARLHTADASYLIRVPLADLEQQWADAGFIRTHRSYLIALSHVTHLKLAAVRPSVTVEDAELPISRRHLPAVREKLEATRIRPQA, from the coding sequence ATGATTAACGTACTCGTCGCCGACGACGAGCTGCCCGCCATCGAAGAACTCGCCTTCCTGTTGGGCAGGGATGAGAGGATCGGCACCATTTTCCGCGCGTCCTCCGGCGCCGAGGCGCTGCGGGCCCTCGAAGCCGAAACTGTGGACGCCGTCTTCCTCGACATCCACATGCCGGCAGTGTCCGGCCTGGAGATCGCGAGGGTCATTTCCCGCAGCAGCCGGCCACCCGCCGTCGTCTTTGTCACCGCGGACGAGGACTGCGCCCTGGAGGCTTTCGAGCTGGCCGCGGTGGACTACCTGCTGAAGCCCGTCCGGGCGGAGCGGCTGGCCCGCTCCGTGGGCCGGATCAGCGAGCTGATCCGCGACGGCGGCGGCCCCGCCCCGGAGATGATCACCGTGGACCAGGGCGGCACCACCAGAATGATCCGGCGCGACGACGTCACTTACGTCCAGGCGCAGGGGGACTATGCGCGGCTGCACACGGCCGATGCCAGCTACCTCATCCGCGTTCCCCTGGCGGACCTTGAACAGCAGTGGGCGGACGCCGGCTTCATCCGCACCCACCGTTCGTATCTCATTGCGCTCTCGCACGTCACGCACCTGAAGCTCGCCGCGGTCCGTCCCAGCGTCACTGTGGAGGATGCCGAGCTGCCCATCAGCCGCCGTCACCTGCCGGCCGTCCGGGAGAAGCTCGAGGCCACCCGGATCCGGCCGCAGGCATGA
- a CDS encoding sensor histidine kinase, which produces MPDSPLYAVAAVAVIALAIAVVVGVGLKVLRSFRELGTDAERATYNTLHAASKAGRHLRTGLNPAGAAKASRQLRALLGCDALAITDVSGVLAWDGPGEELRPRLMELAADVLSNGRTQMFSAGDLQVPPRKSGSIASAVIAPIRAGSRVVGVVAAFAPSAGAGLVRATTEVADWVAAQVELAELDASRTLLMEAEVRALRAQISPHFIYNSLNAIASFINTDPARARELVVEFADFTRYSFRRHGDFTTLAEELRCIDRYLLLERARFGDRVQVSLRIAPEVLSTVIPFLSLQPLVENAVRHGLEAKEGPGHITISANDSGAFAEVTIEDDGVGMDPVQLQSMLAGHLDGEHVGLRNVDARLRQVYGDDHGLVIETAPGEGTLITMRVPKSQPGHNA; this is translated from the coding sequence ATGCCCGACTCCCCTCTCTACGCTGTCGCCGCCGTGGCGGTGATCGCCCTGGCGATTGCCGTCGTCGTCGGGGTTGGCCTCAAGGTGCTCCGCTCCTTCCGCGAGCTGGGGACCGACGCCGAGCGTGCCACCTACAACACCCTTCATGCGGCGTCGAAGGCCGGCCGGCACCTCCGGACGGGGCTGAACCCGGCCGGTGCTGCGAAGGCCAGCCGGCAGCTCCGGGCCCTGCTGGGGTGCGACGCCCTGGCCATCACCGACGTGTCCGGGGTGCTGGCCTGGGACGGTCCCGGCGAAGAGCTCCGGCCCCGGCTCATGGAGCTCGCCGCCGATGTGCTGTCCAACGGGAGGACGCAGATGTTCAGCGCCGGCGACCTGCAGGTGCCTCCCCGGAAATCCGGTTCGATTGCGTCCGCCGTCATCGCGCCCATCCGGGCGGGCTCCCGGGTGGTGGGGGTTGTTGCGGCCTTTGCCCCTTCCGCCGGAGCCGGCCTGGTCCGCGCCACCACCGAAGTGGCCGACTGGGTGGCCGCCCAGGTGGAGCTGGCGGAGCTGGATGCCTCGCGGACCCTCCTGATGGAAGCGGAGGTCCGGGCGCTGCGGGCACAGATCAGCCCGCATTTCATCTACAACTCGCTCAACGCCATTGCCTCCTTCATCAACACGGACCCGGCGCGGGCCCGCGAACTGGTGGTGGAGTTCGCGGACTTCACCCGCTACTCGTTCCGGCGGCACGGGGACTTCACCACGCTCGCCGAGGAGCTGCGGTGCATAGACCGGTACCTCCTGCTGGAACGGGCCCGGTTCGGTGACCGGGTACAGGTGAGCCTGCGGATCGCGCCGGAGGTGTTGAGCACGGTGATACCGTTCCTGAGCCTGCAGCCGCTCGTGGAAAACGCGGTCCGGCACGGCCTCGAGGCGAAGGAAGGCCCCGGCCACATCACCATCTCCGCCAACGATTCCGGCGCCTTCGCGGAGGTCACCATCGAGGACGACGGCGTGGGGATGGATCCGGTGCAGCTTCAGTCCATGCTGGCCGGACATCTGGACGGGGAACACGTCGGGCTGCGGAACGTCGACGCACGGCTTCGCCAGGTGTACGGCGACGACCACGGGCTGGTGATCGAGACGGCCCCCGGCGAGGGGACGCTGATCACCATGCGGGTCCCCAAGTCCCAGCCGGGGCACAACGCCTGA
- the pdhA gene encoding pyruvate dehydrogenase (acetyl-transferring) E1 component subunit alpha has protein sequence MLTDEVGQGGTPAVGPGNSTGHRGGASQNLVQLITPQGERVSHPEYDPWVRDISDEQLGSLYEDMVVIRRIDAEATALQRQGELALWPPLLGQEAAQIGSARTLRDDDFVFPSYRDNGVAYCRGVRPEDLVRAWRGNASAGWDPFTVNVATQQIIIGAQSLHATGYAMGIQNDGADCVAVAYFGDGATSEGDVNEAMVFAASFQAPVVFFCQNNHWAISEPVRLQSHIHLADRASGFGIPSIRVDGNDVLAVMAATRIALDRARRGGGPTFIEAVTYRMGPHTTADDPTRYRDANELEDWAAKDPISRVKSLLDRKGLLTADLEAAVAAKADAVAKELRAGTINMPEPEPLDIFKHVYSTPNSWLDRQQDHYSRYLASFGDPAGANSEEGAR, from the coding sequence GTGTTGACAGACGAAGTGGGCCAGGGCGGTACACCCGCCGTCGGCCCGGGCAACAGTACGGGACATCGAGGAGGGGCCAGCCAGAACCTGGTCCAGCTGATCACCCCCCAAGGGGAGCGTGTCAGCCATCCGGAGTACGACCCCTGGGTCCGGGACATCTCGGACGAACAGCTCGGCTCCCTCTATGAGGACATGGTGGTCATCCGCAGGATTGACGCCGAGGCCACGGCGCTCCAGCGCCAGGGCGAACTGGCACTCTGGCCGCCGCTGCTCGGCCAGGAAGCAGCCCAGATCGGATCGGCCCGCACGCTGCGCGACGACGACTTTGTTTTCCCCAGCTACCGTGACAACGGTGTTGCCTACTGCAGGGGAGTGAGACCGGAGGACTTGGTCCGAGCCTGGCGGGGCAACGCCTCCGCCGGCTGGGACCCGTTCACCGTGAACGTCGCCACGCAGCAGATCATCATCGGGGCGCAGAGCCTGCACGCCACGGGCTATGCCATGGGCATCCAGAACGACGGCGCCGACTGCGTCGCCGTGGCCTACTTCGGCGACGGCGCCACGAGCGAGGGCGACGTCAACGAGGCCATGGTGTTTGCGGCCAGCTTCCAGGCTCCCGTGGTGTTTTTCTGCCAGAACAACCACTGGGCCATCTCGGAGCCCGTGCGGCTGCAGTCCCACATCCACCTCGCGGACCGCGCCTCAGGCTTCGGAATTCCCAGCATCAGGGTCGACGGCAACGATGTCCTCGCCGTCATGGCGGCGACCCGCATTGCCTTGGACCGTGCCCGCCGCGGCGGCGGCCCCACCTTCATCGAGGCCGTGACCTACCGGATGGGACCGCATACGACGGCGGATGACCCCACCCGGTACCGGGATGCCAACGAGCTCGAGGACTGGGCCGCCAAGGACCCGATCAGCAGGGTGAAGTCGCTGCTGGACCGCAAGGGACTGCTGACCGCGGACCTTGAGGCCGCGGTCGCTGCGAAGGCCGACGCCGTGGCCAAGGAACTCCGGGCCGGCACCATCAACATGCCCGAGCCGGAGCCGCTTGACATCTTCAAGCACGTCTACAGCACGCCGAACTCCTGGCTGGACCGCCAGCAGGACCACTACTCCCGTTACCTGGCATCCTTCGGCGATCCCGCAGGAGCCAACTCAGAGGAAGGTGCACGCTGA